Proteins from one Salaquimonas pukyongi genomic window:
- a CDS encoding DUF2059 domain-containing protein, which yields MNITRSALSLIVTLFVWASLGTAAVHAQDASASHLAAAKRAIVATRSTNRLDAILPQMAQQAKAELIRNRPDKEAEITALVDEAAISLAGRRGDLEGEIVQIFSRIFSEDELNAIADFYETDAGKKFLSETPVMLREIDRASRVWTNGVQRDLATAVREKMTAAGLQ from the coding sequence ATGAACATCACCAGATCGGCCCTCAGCCTGATCGTCACCCTATTCGTCTGGGCGAGCCTCGGCACCGCCGCCGTTCATGCCCAGGATGCATCTGCAAGCCATCTGGCCGCGGCCAAGCGGGCGATCGTTGCAACCCGTTCCACCAATCGTCTGGATGCCATCCTTCCCCAGATGGCCCAGCAGGCAAAAGCCGAACTGATCCGAAACCGGCCCGACAAGGAAGCGGAAATCACCGCGCTTGTCGACGAGGCCGCCATTTCGCTGGCCGGCCGCCGGGGCGATCTGGAAGGTGAAATCGTGCAGATTTTTTCCCGCATCTTCAGCGAGGATGAGTTGAACGCCATCGCCGATTTCTACGAGACCGATGCCGGCAAGAAATTTCTGTCGGAAACACCGGTCATGTTGCGTGAAATCGACCGCGCCTCGCGTGTGTGGACCAATGGCGTGCAGCGCGATCTTGCAACGGCTGTTCGCGAAAAGATGACCGCCGCCGGTCTTCAATAG
- the rpiA gene encoding ribose-5-phosphate isomerase RpiA, protein MSRELKIKAAQAAFEFVKDGMKLGIGTGSTADEFIRILGKQVGKGLTVTGVPTSERSAALCREVGVPLTTLDETPELDLTVDGADEADRDLTLIKGGGGALLREKIVAAASADMVVIADDSKLVDVLGAFPLPVEVTPFGLGATHRAIEKAAESLGLSGPVELRKGDGKPYLTDGGHFIVDASFGRIPDAKALSSALLEIPGVVQHGLFIGLASTLVLAGEGGITLLRR, encoded by the coding sequence ATGTCCCGGGAATTGAAAATCAAGGCAGCACAGGCGGCTTTCGAGTTCGTCAAGGACGGCATGAAGCTGGGAATCGGCACCGGCTCCACAGCAGACGAGTTTATCCGGATTTTGGGCAAACAGGTGGGCAAGGGCCTTACGGTGACTGGCGTTCCCACCTCCGAGCGCTCGGCAGCCCTTTGCCGCGAAGTGGGCGTGCCGCTGACCACGCTGGATGAAACGCCGGAACTGGATCTTACCGTTGATGGCGCCGACGAGGCGGACCGGGACCTGACGCTGATCAAGGGAGGCGGCGGCGCGCTGTTGCGTGAAAAGATCGTTGCCGCAGCCTCGGCAGACATGGTGGTGATCGCCGACGACAGCAAGCTGGTGGATGTGCTCGGCGCCTTTCCGCTGCCAGTCGAGGTTACGCCGTTCGGTCTTGGCGCAACGCACCGGGCAATCGAAAAGGCTGCTGAAAGCCTTGGGCTTTCCGGGCCGGTTGAACTGCGCAAAGGCGATGGAAAACCCTATCTTACCGATGGCGGGCATTTTATTGTGGATGCATCTTTTGGCCGCATTCCCGACGCAAAAGCACTGTCTTCCGCCCTGCTGGAAATACCCGGCGTCGTGCAGCACGGCCTGTTCATCGGCCTTGCTAGCACACTGGTGCTTGCAGGAGAGGGCGGTATCACTCTATTAAGGCGCTGA
- a CDS encoding HAD-IA family hydrolase, with amino-acid sequence MSQDFAIVFDLDGTLADTAPDLLASLNHSVRDHGFGEFTLAEIGHLVGHGSIAMIRRAFELHDTHLPEELLSELHQEFLVHYEANIAVHSRLFDGAAKLLDHLSQEGFVLAVCTNKYEAMARRLLGELGVLERFAAITGGDTFEFRKPDARHLDGTIERCGTPHGLMIGDTITDADAAKNAGRPLILVDFGYSSRPVGEMGAGRVISHFSQAPQAIGELLAE; translated from the coding sequence ATGAGCCAGGATTTCGCAATTGTTTTCGATCTTGACGGCACGCTGGCCGATACAGCCCCCGATCTTTTGGCATCGCTCAACCACAGCGTCCGCGATCATGGTTTTGGCGAATTCACCCTTGCCGAAATCGGACATCTGGTGGGCCACGGTTCCATCGCCATGATCCGCCGCGCCTTCGAATTGCACGATACCCATCTGCCTGAAGAACTGCTGAGCGAACTGCACCAGGAATTCCTTGTTCACTACGAAGCAAACATCGCCGTGCATTCGCGCCTGTTCGACGGCGCGGCCAAGTTGCTCGATCATCTGTCGCAGGAAGGATTTGTGCTGGCTGTTTGCACCAACAAATACGAGGCGATGGCAAGGCGCCTTCTTGGCGAACTCGGTGTGCTCGAGCGCTTTGCCGCGATAACCGGCGGCGATACCTTTGAGTTCAGAAAGCCCGATGCGCGGCACCTTGACGGCACGATTGAGCGCTGCGGTACACCACACGGGCTGATGATCGGCGATACGATCACCGATGCGGATGCGGCAAAGAATGCCGGAAGACCGCTGATCCTGGTCGATTTCGGCTATTCGTCCCGGCCTGTTGGCGAAATGGGCGCCGGCCGGGTCATTTCGCATTTTTCACAGGCCCCGCAGGCAATCGGCGAACTTCTGGCCGAATAA
- a CDS encoding PRC-barrel domain-containing protein: MKSIVSALALSLALSTSALAASHMQAFTEYTYTENDLRASELIGMRVYATESEVNDDDAIAEGGEQEWDDIGEIDDVILSREGSVKAVILGVGGFLGIGEKDIAVEMDRIRFVREDGDGDDFFLVVNANKEMLEAAPAHVREGDKEAMKAVTGENEETAAATQEAEETGEQTASADSDASEGMHREMLMRPEVEREGYQTATLEELTTEHLTGARVYGTNEEDVGEIHELIVDTDGQITKAVIDVGGFLGMGEHRIAVTFDELQVIRDETWGDVRVYIDATQEALEKQPEHQS; encoded by the coding sequence ATGAAGTCCATAGTTTCAGCCTTAGCCCTGTCGCTGGCATTGAGCACGTCTGCCCTTGCCGCCTCACACATGCAGGCATTTACCGAATACACCTATACGGAAAACGATCTGCGCGCTTCCGAACTGATCGGCATGCGCGTTTATGCAACTGAAAGCGAAGTCAACGACGATGATGCCATTGCCGAAGGTGGCGAACAGGAATGGGATGATATCGGAGAAATCGATGATGTCATCCTGAGCAGGGAAGGATCCGTCAAAGCCGTTATCCTGGGTGTTGGCGGGTTTCTCGGCATCGGTGAAAAAGACATTGCCGTTGAAATGGACCGCATCCGCTTTGTGCGGGAAGACGGTGACGGCGACGACTTCTTCCTGGTGGTCAACGCCAACAAGGAAATGCTGGAAGCAGCACCTGCCCATGTTCGCGAAGGTGACAAGGAGGCCATGAAGGCTGTCACCGGGGAAAATGAAGAGACTGCCGCCGCAACGCAAGAGGCAGAGGAAACCGGCGAACAGACCGCTTCAGCCGACTCCGATGCCAGTGAAGGCATGCACCGTGAAATGCTGATGCGGCCGGAAGTGGAACGGGAAGGCTATCAAACCGCAACCTTGGAAGAGCTGACCACCGAGCACCTGACCGGTGCACGCGTATATGGCACCAATGAAGAGGACGTTGGCGAAATCCACGAACTGATCGTCGATACCGACGGCCAGATCACCAAGGCGGTGATTGACGTGGGCGGTTTCCTTGGAATGGGGGAACACCGCATCGCCGTTACCTTCGACGAGTTGCAGGTAATCCGGGATGAAACCTGGGGCGATGTTCGTGTCTATATCGACGCAACCCAGGAAGCGCTGGAAAAACAGCCCGAACACCAGAGCTGA
- a CDS encoding putative bifunctional diguanylate cyclase/phosphodiesterase produces MHFRFLSLVVGVAALLLAAQLFTDTSSEIAHKRQQRIDAALDVTNVIARSLEKQFNYFDLDDIESILVSVRKRGDIRQLSVVDRDKTFFLDGDLATSPVIAIDSNILHDQALATGSTALRIADGRIEVAEPLLAGGSGFSAAAGEPQAIGSVLISFEVPGLGETLFAVIRAKLATILPILLIGLVLAARMVSQITAPLKGLTETAQAIAGGDLEREAQGRGAREIRQLARSFNQMVRTIRTNMSQIYDLAYVDKITRLPNREFFRREIDRSVAKVVRNGTSGALLFLDLDGFKRVNDTSGHDLGDQLLAAFAGRISGLIRQGDQISLEAAQDLLDIAGEEDAKQDNTFARLGGDEFTLLLPEIREETDAATVAHRILNALKEPFAVDGKEIIIGASIGIATFPRDGSDYQTLLKHSDMAMYQAKEEGKNTYRFFCEELNRKAGRRLEIESDLRKALNRGELELHYQPKVDAHSGKVRGVEGLVRWHHPENGMISPGEFIPVAEDCGLIQPLGDYVVETACRQIAAFSTKGNPLAVAVNISMQQFERADFASNIKSILKRTKADPGLLELEVTESMAMSNPALVLEHIRTLKEIGVRFAIDDFGTGYSNLAQLSRLPFDVFKIDRSFVSALDGKDGHGETIVRTIIAMAHSLDYTTVAEGVETEDQAGKLIAAGCNVMQGFLFAKPMPLDDLETWLKENAIPAKRRRAA; encoded by the coding sequence ATGCATTTCAGGTTTTTGAGCCTGGTTGTGGGCGTTGCGGCTCTGCTTCTCGCTGCCCAGTTGTTTACAGATACCTCCAGCGAAATCGCTCACAAACGCCAGCAGCGCATCGACGCGGCGCTGGACGTTACCAACGTGATTGCGCGCAGCCTGGAGAAGCAATTCAATTACTTCGATCTGGACGATATCGAGTCCATTCTTGTCTCGGTGAGAAAGCGCGGCGATATCCGCCAGCTTTCCGTTGTGGACCGGGACAAGACCTTTTTCCTCGATGGCGATCTTGCCACTTCCCCCGTCATCGCCATCGATTCAAACATCCTCCATGATCAGGCCCTGGCGACGGGAAGCACAGCGCTTCGCATCGCTGACGGCCGCATCGAGGTCGCCGAGCCATTGCTTGCGGGCGGCAGCGGGTTTTCCGCTGCTGCAGGAGAGCCGCAGGCAATTGGCTCGGTGCTGATTTCCTTTGAAGTTCCCGGTCTTGGCGAGACACTGTTTGCGGTGATCAGGGCGAAACTCGCCACGATCCTTCCAATCCTGCTGATCGGCCTTGTTCTTGCTGCCAGAATGGTATCGCAGATCACCGCGCCGCTAAAGGGATTGACCGAGACGGCACAGGCAATTGCCGGTGGCGATCTGGAGCGCGAAGCGCAAGGGCGCGGTGCGCGGGAAATCCGCCAGCTTGCCCGGTCCTTCAACCAGATGGTGCGCACCATCCGCACCAACATGTCGCAAATTTACGACCTTGCCTATGTGGACAAGATTACGCGCCTGCCGAATCGGGAGTTTTTCAGGCGCGAGATCGATCGCTCGGTGGCGAAGGTGGTGCGCAATGGCACCTCAGGGGCCTTGTTGTTCCTCGATCTCGACGGTTTCAAGCGCGTCAACGACACTTCCGGTCACGATCTTGGCGACCAGTTGCTGGCTGCCTTCGCCGGACGGATCAGCGGCCTGATACGCCAGGGCGACCAGATTTCGCTGGAGGCAGCTCAGGATCTGCTCGACATTGCCGGGGAGGAAGACGCAAAACAGGACAACACCTTCGCCCGGCTCGGCGGCGATGAATTTACGCTGCTGCTGCCGGAAATCCGCGAGGAAACCGATGCTGCCACGGTGGCGCACCGTATCCTCAACGCCCTGAAAGAACCTTTTGCGGTGGACGGCAAGGAAATCATCATCGGTGCATCGATCGGAATCGCAACGTTTCCCCGCGACGGCAGCGATTACCAGACCCTGCTCAAGCATTCCGACATGGCGATGTATCAGGCCAAGGAAGAGGGCAAGAACACTTATCGTTTCTTCTGCGAAGAACTAAACCGCAAGGCCGGCCGCCGTCTGGAAATCGAATCTGATCTGCGCAAGGCGCTCAATCGCGGCGAGCTGGAACTCCACTATCAGCCCAAGGTCGATGCTCACAGCGGCAAGGTTCGCGGCGTGGAGGGGCTGGTTCGATGGCATCATCCGGAAAACGGCATGATCAGCCCCGGCGAGTTTATCCCGGTTGCCGAAGATTGCGGACTGATTCAGCCGCTGGGCGATTATGTCGTCGAAACCGCCTGCCGGCAGATCGCAGCGTTCAGCACCAAAGGAAATCCACTTGCGGTGGCTGTCAACATTTCCATGCAGCAATTTGAAAGGGCCGACTTTGCCAGCAACATCAAGTCGATCCTCAAGCGCACCAAGGCAGACCCCGGTCTGCTGGAACTGGAGGTTACCGAAAGCATGGCGATGAGCAATCCGGCGCTTGTGCTGGAGCACATCCGGACGCTGAAGGAAATCGGCGTGCGGTTTGCCATCGATGATTTCGGCACTGGCTATTCCAACCTGGCGCAGTTGTCGCGGCTGCCCTTTGACGTCTTCAAGATCGACCGCAGCTTTGTCTCGGCTCTGGACGGCAAGGACGGTCATGGTGAGACAATCGTGCGCACGATCATCGCCATGGCGCACAGCCTGGACTACACGACGGTGGCCGAGGGAGTGGAAACGGAAGACCAGGCCGGCAAGCTGATTGCTGCCGGGTGCAACGTCATGCAAGGCTTTCTGTTCGCAAAACCCATGCCGCTGGACGATCTGGAAACATGGCTGAAAGAAAATGCGATTCCGGCAAAGCGCCGTCGCGCGGCATAG
- a CDS encoding fumarate hydratase, whose translation MNERAAPPTAGSAEDPAGNALFPLTGDDTPYRKLTGDLVSVDTFKGEDVLTVETEALRMLSEQAFMDINHLLRPGHLQQLARILDDPEATDNDKFVAYDLLKNANIAAGGILPMCQDTGTAIIMGKKGNRVWTSGGDEAALGQGVLDAYEKRNLRYSQLAPLSMFEEKNTRTNLPAQIELYSEGSDAYKFLFVAKGGGSANKTFLFQGTPSLLTHDRMIDFLKEKILTLGTAACPPYHLAIVIGGLSAEQNLKTVKLASTRYLDTLPVTGGEDAHAFRDLEMEAEIHRLTQATGVGAQFGGKYFCHDVRVIRLPRHGASLPIGIGVSCSADRQAKGKITRDGVFLEQLESDPSKYLPDITDDHLGGSVVEIDLNQPMNQILKTLSQHPVKTRLSLTGTIVVARDLAHAKIRETLETGGEMPEYFKNHPVYYAGPAKTPEGMPSGSFGPTTAGRMDSYVDQFQSFGGSMVMLAKGNRSRQVRDACARHGGFYLGSIGGPAARLAQDCIKHVEVLEYPELGMEAIWRIEVENFPAFIVIDDKGNDFFKELNLG comes from the coding sequence ATGAACGAACGCGCTGCTCCCCCCACTGCTGGCTCTGCTGAAGACCCTGCCGGCAATGCCCTGTTTCCGCTAACCGGCGACGATACCCCCTACCGCAAGCTGACCGGCGATCTCGTGTCAGTCGACACGTTCAAGGGCGAGGACGTGCTGACGGTCGAAACCGAGGCGCTGCGCATGCTTTCAGAACAGGCCTTCATGGACATCAACCATTTGCTGCGCCCCGGCCATTTGCAGCAACTGGCGAGAATCCTCGATGACCCGGAAGCAACCGACAACGACAAATTCGTCGCCTATGATCTGTTGAAAAACGCCAACATCGCCGCAGGCGGCATCCTGCCGATGTGCCAGGATACCGGCACGGCCATCATCATGGGCAAGAAAGGCAACCGGGTGTGGACTTCCGGTGGAGACGAGGCAGCGCTTGGCCAGGGCGTGCTGGATGCCTATGAAAAGCGCAATCTGCGCTATTCCCAGCTCGCCCCGCTCTCCATGTTCGAGGAAAAAAACACCCGCACCAACCTGCCGGCCCAGATCGAACTTTATTCAGAGGGCAGCGATGCCTACAAATTCCTGTTTGTCGCAAAGGGCGGCGGTTCGGCCAACAAGACCTTCCTGTTCCAGGGCACACCCTCCCTGCTGACACATGACCGGATGATCGACTTCCTGAAGGAAAAAATCCTGACGCTCGGCACCGCCGCCTGCCCGCCCTATCACCTGGCCATCGTCATCGGCGGCCTGTCGGCAGAACAGAACCTTAAAACCGTAAAGCTCGCCTCCACCCGTTATCTCGACACCCTGCCGGTGACCGGCGGCGAGGATGCCCATGCCTTCCGCGATCTGGAGATGGAAGCAGAAATCCACAGGCTGACCCAGGCAACGGGCGTCGGCGCCCAGTTCGGCGGCAAGTATTTCTGCCATGACGTCAGGGTCATCCGCCTGCCGCGCCATGGTGCCTCGCTGCCCATTGGCATTGGCGTCTCCTGCTCCGCCGACCGTCAGGCCAAGGGCAAGATCACCCGCGACGGCGTTTTCCTCGAACAGCTTGAATCTGATCCGTCGAAATACCTGCCGGACATAACCGACGATCACCTTGGCGGCAGCGTTGTGGAGATCGATCTCAACCAGCCGATGAATCAAATCCTCAAGACGCTGTCCCAACACCCGGTAAAGACTCGCCTTTCCCTGACGGGCACCATTGTCGTTGCCCGCGATCTGGCCCATGCAAAAATCCGCGAGACGCTGGAAACGGGCGGCGAAATGCCGGAGTACTTCAAGAACCATCCCGTCTATTACGCCGGCCCCGCAAAGACGCCGGAAGGCATGCCGTCCGGCTCCTTCGGACCGACCACCGCCGGGCGCATGGATTCCTATGTCGACCAGTTCCAGTCCTTTGGCGGCTCCATGGTGATGCTCGCCAAGGGCAACCGCTCGCGCCAGGTGCGCGATGCCTGCGCCCGTCATGGCGGCTTTTATCTGGGCTCCATCGGCGGCCCCGCCGCACGGCTTGCCCAGGACTGCATCAAGCATGTCGAGGTGCTGGAATATCCCGAACTCGGCATGGAGGCGATCTGGAGAATCGAGGTCGAGAACTTCCCCGCCTTCATCGTCATAGACGACAAGGGGAACGACTTCTTCAAGGAATTGAACCTGGGCTGA
- a CDS encoding sulfatase-like hydrolase/transferase produces MTRRNVIVIMTDELRRDALGCYGSPIARTPTIDALAANGLVFDACYTPSPICVPARASIATGRYVHETRCWSNALPYRGKPESWHHRLRDAGFHTVSVGKLHFRGAQDDNGFSQEIEPVYVRDGQGWIHGLLRERDDLFDPSSFAEHIGPGDDPYTDYDEKVCANAVEWITNRGNRKDNNWCMFLSFLRPHYPLTCPPRFYEQFDPEKMPMPIPADPASGAGHPVLEWMRKSCNYDAPFDDAMRRVAIASYHGLCSFVDNMVAQVLTALEASGMAQDTAIIFTSDHGECLGDRGFWTKMVMYEEAVTVPMIIAGAGVKKGRVLQPVSLIDLYPTILELAGVPAEPQTIPHHARSLLKSGVEGDRPVLSEYHDYGAQTAMFMLRQGCWKLVCYPGFPSQLFNLESDPGERRELSGDAEHSGILSNMTETLHTMIDPEAVNRLAFKDQADRIAELGGRDAILNTQNFDHTPAPLA; encoded by the coding sequence ATGACCCGGCGCAATGTTATCGTGATCATGACCGATGAACTGCGCCGCGATGCGCTGGGCTGCTATGGCAGCCCGATTGCCCGCACACCCACCATCGATGCCCTCGCCGCCAACGGCCTTGTATTCGACGCCTGCTACACCCCCTCGCCGATATGCGTCCCGGCGCGCGCTTCCATCGCCACCGGCCGCTATGTCCACGAAACCCGCTGCTGGTCGAACGCCCTACCTTATCGCGGCAAACCGGAAAGCTGGCACCACCGCCTGCGCGATGCCGGTTTTCACACCGTGTCCGTCGGCAAGCTACACTTTCGCGGGGCGCAGGACGACAATGGCTTTTCCCAGGAGATCGAACCGGTTTATGTTCGCGACGGCCAAGGCTGGATCCACGGCCTCCTGCGCGAACGCGACGATCTGTTTGACCCGAGCAGTTTTGCTGAACATATCGGCCCGGGCGATGACCCCTACACGGACTATGACGAGAAGGTCTGCGCGAATGCCGTTGAGTGGATTACCAATCGCGGCAACAGGAAAGATAACAACTGGTGCATGTTCCTTTCCTTCCTGCGGCCGCATTATCCGCTGACTTGCCCGCCCCGCTTCTACGAGCAGTTTGATCCGGAAAAAATGCCGATGCCGATTCCAGCCGATCCTGCATCCGGTGCCGGTCATCCGGTGCTGGAATGGATGCGTAAGTCCTGCAACTATGATGCACCCTTTGACGATGCCATGCGCCGTGTGGCCATTGCTTCCTATCACGGCCTGTGCAGTTTCGTGGACAACATGGTGGCACAAGTTCTGACGGCGCTTGAAGCTTCCGGAATGGCGCAGGATACCGCCATTATCTTCACCAGCGATCACGGTGAGTGCCTCGGTGATCGGGGCTTCTGGACCAAGATGGTCATGTATGAGGAAGCCGTCACGGTCCCGATGATCATCGCCGGGGCTGGAGTAAAAAAGGGTCGTGTCTTGCAACCGGTTTCGCTGATCGACCTATATCCGACCATCCTGGAGCTTGCCGGTGTGCCAGCTGAACCGCAAACCATCCCGCACCATGCCCGCTCACTGCTGAAAAGTGGCGTGGAAGGCGACAGACCAGTCCTTTCCGAATATCACGACTACGGTGCTCAGACTGCGATGTTCATGCTGCGCCAGGGGTGCTGGAAACTGGTCTGTTATCCGGGCTTTCCTTCCCAGCTCTTTAACCTTGAGTCCGATCCCGGAGAGCGCCGAGAGCTTTCTGGAGATGCCGAACACAGCGGAATTTTATCGAACATGACCGAAACGCTGCACACAATGATCGATCCCGAAGCCGTCAACCGCCTCGCCTTTAAGGATCAGGCCGACAGGATTGCCGAACTCGGCGGCCGAGACGCTATTCTGAATACGCAAAATTTCGACCACACACCGGCACCGCTGGCCTGA
- a CDS encoding TerC family protein, with the protein MHLLSDPAAWAAFAALVVMEIVLGIDNLIFISIVTNKLPESQRPMARRVGIGLALGMRLMLLAAIAWLVGLTAPVFDLGITGAPDAHGVPVFETAFSWRDIILVAGGLFLVWKATNEIHHTIDPEQSGALLDKHRAGTHFTAAIIQIILLDLVFSVDSILTAIGMTDHLPIMVAAVIVAVMVMLLAAGPVSEFIKRNPSVVMLALGFLLMIGTVLIADGFGVHVPKGYVYAAMAFSMFVELLNMLARRRRAKLIEHE; encoded by the coding sequence ATGCACCTTCTGTCCGATCCTGCCGCCTGGGCGGCCTTTGCCGCACTCGTGGTCATGGAAATCGTGCTTGGCATCGACAATCTGATTTTCATTTCCATCGTCACCAACAAGCTGCCGGAAAGCCAAAGGCCCATGGCAAGGCGCGTTGGCATCGGGTTGGCGCTTGGCATGCGGCTGATGCTGCTGGCTGCAATTGCCTGGCTCGTCGGGCTGACAGCACCGGTGTTCGACCTCGGCATAACCGGCGCACCGGATGCCCATGGGGTTCCGGTATTCGAAACCGCCTTTTCCTGGCGGGACATCATCCTGGTCGCAGGCGGTCTTTTCCTGGTCTGGAAGGCGACCAACGAAATCCATCACACCATCGATCCCGAGCAATCGGGCGCCCTTCTCGACAAACACCGCGCCGGCACCCATTTTACCGCCGCCATCATTCAGATCATCCTGCTTGACCTGGTGTTCTCGGTCGACAGCATTCTGACCGCCATCGGCATGACCGACCATCTGCCGATCATGGTCGCCGCTGTCATCGTCGCGGTCATGGTGATGCTGCTGGCGGCAGGCCCGGTATCCGAATTCATCAAGCGCAATCCCAGCGTTGTCATGCTTGCGCTCGGCTTCCTGCTGATGATCGGCACGGTGCTGATCGCCGACGGCTTCGGCGTGCACGTGCCCAAAGGCTATGTTTACGCTGCCATGGCGTTTTCGATGTTTGTCGAACTGCTCAACATGCTGGCAAGAAGGCGCCGCGCAAAACTTATCGAACACGAATAA
- a CDS encoding zf-TFIIB domain-containing protein: protein MLCPVDGETLLMSERQGVEIGYCPRCRGSEITVDRPLPQA from the coding sequence ATGCTGTGCCCCGTGGATGGTGAAACCCTGTTGATGAGCGAAAGACAGGGTGTTGAAATCGGCTATTGCCCGCGCTGCCGCGGCTCTGAAATCACGGTTGACCGCCCCCTGCCGCAGGCATAG
- the moaA gene encoding GTP 3',8-cyclase MoaA codes for MDTSDYPSIGKPGSDPSLIDPFGRAVTYLRVSVTDRCDFRCVYCMAEDMTFLPKKDLLTLEELDRLCSEFVAKGVRKLRLTGGEPLVRRGIMQLVRSLGRHLDSGALEELTLTTNGSQLHRFAGELFDCGVRRVNVSLDTLDADKFAKITRWGRLEQVMGSLEAAKKAGLAIKINAVALKGVNEHEIEDMLKWAHGEGYDFTLIETMPLGEIEEDRTEQYLPLSQVRQQLQEKYSLTPIPYKTGGPARYVKVEETGGRLGFITPMTHNFCESCNRVRLTCTGTLYMCLGQEDAADLREPLRASEGNELLSTAIDEAITRKPKGHDFIIGRNTTPSVARHMSTTGG; via the coding sequence ATGGACACGAGCGATTATCCAAGCATTGGCAAGCCCGGCAGCGATCCATCCCTGATCGACCCGTTTGGCCGCGCCGTCACCTATCTTCGCGTATCGGTCACCGACCGCTGCGACTTCCGCTGTGTTTATTGCATGGCGGAAGACATGACCTTTCTGCCCAAGAAAGACCTTCTGACGCTGGAGGAACTCGACCGCCTGTGCAGCGAGTTTGTTGCAAAGGGCGTTCGCAAATTGCGGCTTACCGGCGGCGAACCGCTGGTGCGCCGCGGCATCATGCAACTGGTGCGCTCCCTTGGCCGCCATCTTGATAGCGGCGCGCTCGAGGAATTGACGCTCACCACTAACGGCTCTCAACTGCATCGCTTTGCCGGTGAACTGTTTGATTGCGGCGTGCGGCGCGTCAACGTATCCCTCGACACGCTCGATGCGGACAAGTTCGCCAAAATCACCCGCTGGGGCCGGCTGGAACAGGTAATGGGCTCGCTTGAGGCGGCAAAGAAGGCCGGTCTTGCCATCAAGATCAATGCCGTCGCCCTGAAGGGCGTCAACGAGCATGAAATCGAGGACATGCTGAAATGGGCCCATGGCGAAGGCTATGACTTCACCCTGATCGAAACCATGCCCCTGGGCGAGATCGAGGAAGACCGCACCGAGCAGTATCTGCCCCTGTCACAGGTGCGCCAGCAGTTGCAAGAAAAATACAGCCTGACGCCGATCCCCTACAAAACCGGCGGCCCGGCGCGCTATGTCAAGGTGGAGGAAACCGGCGGACGGCTCGGCTTCATCACGCCGATGACCCACAATTTCTGCGAAAGCTGCAACCGGGTGCGCCTGACCTGTACCGGGACGCTCTATATGTGCCTGGGCCAGGAGGATGCCGCTGACCTGCGCGAGCCGCTTCGTGCATCCGAAGGCAATGAACTACTTTCAACCGCGATCGATGAAGCCATCACCCGCAAACCCAAGGGACATGATTTCATCATCGGCCGCAATACCACTCCTTCCGTCGCCCGCCATATGAGCACCACGGGCGGCTAA